From a single Couchioplanes caeruleus genomic region:
- a CDS encoding extracellular solute-binding protein, with amino-acid sequence MELSSISRRNFLNLAVGAGAAGALAACGSSGPGTSGGGSGASATYWYLTGAPGEQIRKDTVDRFNKDNSDSKIQGTAYQNDAYKTKIKTAIGAGQAPTIIWGWGGGGLKSYVEAGQVEDLTDWFGQNAAVKDKLFETSFGPATINGKIYAMPAETVAPIVLFYNKEVFQKNGAQPPQSWDDIMNLVTLFNGKGIAPFSLGGQSRWTNMMWMEFLFDRIGGPELFQGVFEGKPNAWSAPGAKEALTKLRQLIDANGFVKGFSSITADSNADQALLYRGKAAMMLHGTWTYGSMANDGGNFVKDGKLGWMNFPPVTGGKGDPSNTVGNPGQYYAISSKATAEQKETAKKFFKDAVLSDAEVKEWVDSGAVPVAKSSQSMLAASKDAEFLNFVYDISTKAKNFGQSWDQALSPTAAEALLDNIAKFFQKSIGPDEFISNMNGTIGK; translated from the coding sequence GTGGAACTCAGTTCGATATCGCGTCGCAATTTCCTCAATCTGGCCGTCGGGGCGGGTGCGGCGGGTGCGCTCGCCGCCTGCGGCAGTTCCGGGCCCGGCACCTCGGGTGGAGGCAGCGGCGCCTCCGCCACCTACTGGTACCTGACCGGCGCGCCCGGCGAGCAGATCCGCAAGGACACCGTCGACCGGTTCAACAAGGACAACTCGGACAGCAAGATCCAGGGTACGGCGTACCAGAACGACGCCTACAAGACCAAGATCAAGACCGCGATCGGCGCCGGTCAGGCCCCCACCATCATCTGGGGCTGGGGCGGCGGCGGCCTCAAGAGCTACGTCGAGGCGGGCCAGGTCGAGGACCTCACCGACTGGTTCGGGCAGAACGCCGCGGTCAAGGACAAGCTCTTCGAGACCTCCTTCGGCCCCGCCACGATCAACGGCAAGATCTACGCCATGCCGGCCGAGACGGTCGCGCCGATCGTCCTCTTCTACAACAAAGAGGTCTTCCAGAAGAACGGTGCCCAGCCCCCGCAGTCGTGGGACGACATCATGAACCTGGTGACCCTGTTCAACGGCAAGGGCATCGCGCCGTTCTCCCTCGGCGGGCAGTCGCGGTGGACGAACATGATGTGGATGGAGTTCCTCTTCGACCGCATCGGCGGCCCGGAGCTGTTCCAGGGTGTCTTCGAGGGCAAGCCCAACGCCTGGTCCGCGCCCGGCGCCAAGGAGGCCCTCACCAAGCTGCGCCAGCTCATCGACGCCAACGGCTTCGTCAAGGGCTTCTCCTCCATCACCGCCGACTCCAACGCCGACCAGGCGCTGCTCTACCGCGGCAAGGCCGCCATGATGCTGCACGGCACGTGGACGTACGGCAGCATGGCCAACGACGGCGGCAACTTCGTCAAGGACGGCAAGCTCGGCTGGATGAACTTCCCGCCGGTCACCGGCGGCAAGGGCGACCCGAGCAACACGGTCGGCAACCCCGGGCAGTACTACGCCATCTCCTCCAAGGCCACCGCGGAGCAGAAGGAGACGGCGAAGAAGTTCTTCAAGGACGCCGTGCTCTCCGACGCCGAGGTCAAGGAGTGGGTGGACTCCGGCGCGGTCCCGGTCGCCAAGAGCAGCCAGTCCATGCTCGCGGCCTCCAAGGACGCCGAGTTCCTCAACTTCGTCTACGACATCTCCACCAAGGCCAAGAACTTCGGCCAGTCGTGGGACCAGGCGCTGAGCCCGACCGCGGCCGAGGCGCTGCTGGACAACATCGCGAAGTTCTTCCAGAAGTCGATCGGCCCCGACGAGTTCATCTCGAACATGAACGGGACCATCGGCAAATGA
- a CDS encoding nitroreductase/quinone reductase family protein, whose translation MASSNDSIIETFRANDGVVGGPFEGKTLLLLHHRGRRSGKEFVTPLVAAPDEDAYVICGSLGGGPEDPQWIANLEAAAGATTVELGPATFEAGYEVIRPGDPRWAETYGVWRDYWPQAREYEQKTDRKFPVVRVQVPPSA comes from the coding sequence ATGGCGTCCAGCAACGACAGCATCATCGAGACCTTCCGGGCCAACGACGGTGTCGTCGGCGGCCCGTTCGAGGGCAAGACCCTGCTGCTGCTGCATCACCGCGGGCGCCGGTCCGGCAAGGAGTTCGTCACGCCGCTGGTCGCGGCGCCGGACGAGGACGCGTACGTGATCTGCGGCAGCCTCGGCGGCGGACCGGAGGATCCGCAGTGGATCGCGAACCTCGAGGCGGCGGCCGGTGCGACCACGGTCGAGCTGGGTCCCGCCACGTTCGAGGCCGGCTACGAGGTGATCCGGCCCGGCGACCCGCGCTGGGCGGAGACGTACGGTGTCTGGCGCGACTACTGGCCGCAGGCCCGGGAGTACGAGCAGAAGACCGACCGCAAGTTCCCCGTCGTCCGGGTGCAGGTCCCGCCCTCGGCATGA
- a CDS encoding carbohydrate ABC transporter permease, with protein MTTLTSGARAADARPDLDEAPRRKGRRGTPRNWIGGALGWVWLLVVLVPIYWIVITSFKTQSTYFAENTMVPAKDPTLENYRLVLEAGFVRYFVNSVIITVGAVIPAVAISFMAAYAIVRGSGRRFLRWTNSLFLMGLAIPLQAVIIPVYLIIIKLKMYDTLGAIILPSIAFAIPLSVLVLTNFIRDVPKELFESMRMDGATEWGTLLHLAFPLTRPALVTVTIYHGLTIWNGFLLPLVLIQSPDNRPLPLALWNFQGQYGTNFPAILASVVLTTLPILVMYMVGRRQLLSGLTAGFGK; from the coding sequence ATGACCACGCTGACCTCCGGCGCCCGGGCGGCCGACGCCCGGCCCGACCTGGACGAGGCGCCGCGCCGCAAGGGCCGCCGCGGGACCCCCCGCAACTGGATCGGCGGCGCGCTCGGGTGGGTGTGGCTGCTGGTCGTGCTGGTCCCGATCTACTGGATCGTCATCACCAGCTTCAAGACGCAGAGCACCTACTTCGCCGAGAACACCATGGTGCCGGCGAAGGACCCGACGCTCGAGAACTACCGGCTGGTGCTCGAGGCGGGCTTCGTCCGGTACTTCGTGAACAGCGTGATCATCACGGTGGGCGCGGTCATTCCCGCCGTGGCGATCTCGTTCATGGCCGCGTACGCGATCGTGCGGGGCAGCGGCCGGCGCTTCCTGCGCTGGACCAACTCGCTGTTCCTGATGGGCCTGGCGATCCCGCTGCAAGCGGTGATCATCCCGGTCTATCTCATCATCATCAAGCTAAAGATGTACGACACGCTCGGGGCGATCATCCTGCCCTCGATCGCGTTCGCCATCCCGCTGTCGGTGCTGGTGCTGACCAACTTCATCCGCGACGTGCCGAAGGAGCTCTTCGAGTCGATGCGGATGGACGGCGCCACCGAGTGGGGCACGCTGCTGCACCTGGCGTTCCCGCTCACCCGTCCGGCGCTGGTCACCGTGACCATCTACCACGGCCTGACCATCTGGAACGGGTTCCTGCTGCCGCTCGTGCTCATCCAGAGCCCGGACAACCGGCCGCTGCCGCTGGCGCTGTGGAACTTCCAGGGACAGTACGGCACCAACTTCCCGGCGATCCTCGCCTCCGTGGTGCTGACCACGCTGCCCATCCTGGTGATGTACATGGTCGGCCGCCGCCAGCTCCTCAGCGGTCTGACGGCAGGCTTCGGCAAATAG
- a CDS encoding SGNH/GDSL hydrolase family protein, with amino-acid sequence MPASETGGRASRRTVLVAAAGAATVAAAPRPALAHDTPAAGTWTASWAAVPTTVPPGAPAVLERQTVRHVAHLSLGGDQLRIRLSNEFGAEPLVVGEVRVARRQGTGASTATVPGTDRRVTFSGHPSATVPAGAPLVSDPVPVRVDDGSDLVISIYFPQRTLVTTLAAFSYQENVIAAGNVTAARTVTPQSTVTQDLFLTGVSVRRRSGAIVALGDSITNGANTQTNANHRWPDLLAARLRAARVDRGVVDLGVSGNRLLHDPNPPAGSDAEAYAAFFGQSGLRRFDRDVLAQPGARHLIVLLGVNDLGHPGTTAPASETVSAADLIAGHRQLIARAHQAGLRAYGGTILPFQGDTFGFYTPENERKRRELNAWIRHGHEYDGVIDFDAVMRDPTQPLRLNPAYDSGDHLHPNDAGMAAMAAAVPLRFFRQDAP; translated from the coding sequence ATGCCCGCATCCGAGACCGGCGGTCGCGCCTCCCGCCGTACCGTCCTCGTGGCCGCCGCCGGCGCAGCCACCGTCGCCGCCGCGCCGCGGCCCGCGCTGGCGCACGACACCCCCGCAGCCGGCACCTGGACCGCCAGCTGGGCCGCGGTGCCCACCACCGTCCCGCCCGGTGCGCCCGCCGTGCTCGAGCGGCAGACCGTCCGGCACGTCGCGCACCTCAGCCTCGGCGGCGACCAGCTCCGGATCCGGCTCTCCAACGAGTTCGGCGCCGAGCCGCTGGTCGTCGGCGAGGTCCGCGTCGCCCGCCGCCAGGGCACCGGCGCGAGCACCGCCACCGTCCCCGGCACCGACCGGCGCGTCACCTTCAGCGGTCACCCCTCGGCGACCGTGCCGGCCGGCGCGCCGCTGGTCAGCGACCCGGTGCCGGTGCGCGTCGACGACGGGTCCGACCTGGTGATCAGCATCTACTTCCCGCAGCGCACCCTCGTCACCACGCTGGCGGCCTTCTCGTACCAGGAGAACGTCATCGCGGCCGGCAACGTCACGGCGGCGCGTACGGTCACCCCGCAGTCGACGGTCACGCAGGACCTGTTCCTCACCGGGGTCAGCGTCCGCCGCCGCTCCGGGGCGATCGTGGCGCTCGGCGACTCCATCACCAACGGCGCCAACACGCAGACCAACGCCAACCACCGATGGCCCGACCTGCTCGCCGCCCGGCTGCGCGCCGCGCGCGTGGACCGCGGCGTGGTCGACCTCGGCGTGTCGGGCAACCGGCTGCTGCACGACCCGAACCCGCCCGCCGGCAGCGACGCCGAGGCGTACGCGGCGTTCTTCGGCCAGAGCGGGCTGCGCCGCTTCGACCGGGACGTGCTCGCCCAGCCCGGCGCGCGCCACCTGATCGTGCTGCTCGGCGTGAACGACCTCGGGCACCCGGGCACCACCGCGCCCGCCTCGGAGACCGTGTCCGCCGCCGACCTCATCGCCGGTCACCGCCAGCTCATCGCCCGCGCGCACCAGGCGGGCCTGCGGGCGTACGGGGGCACGATCCTGCCGTTCCAGGGCGACACCTTCGGCTTCTACACGCCGGAGAACGAGCGCAAACGCCGGGAGCTCAACGCGTGGATCCGGCACGGCCACGAGTACGACGGCGTCATCGACTTCGACGCGGTCATGCGTGATCCCACCCAGCCGCTGCGGCTGAACCCGGCGTACGACAGCGGCGACCACCTCCACCCCAACGACGCCGGCATGGCGGCCATGGCCGCGGCCGTGCCCCTGCGCTTCTTCCGACAGGACGCGCCATGA
- a CDS encoding NAD(P)/FAD-dependent oxidoreductase: MHTVDVLVVGAGLAGLHTARLLAARDLTVTVVDRRRSLAAGIRTTGIFVRRTLDDFGLPEHLLGPGVRDVLLYPPSRRAPVHLTSDRDEYRVADMAGVYEHARRTAEAAGARILLGVRYAGMSGNVARLEGAEPVTARFVVGADGARSRVARDLGLDVNRRLLVGAEIVHPIAEGPGAPAFHCVLDPRIAPGYLGWVIADGRHAHIGVAGYPHAMRAGVRHLLDDFAADAPGRAAPAGPVERRGGPIPVGGVLRRLACPRGLLVGDAAGAVSPLTAGGLDPCLRMSELAAAVTASYLRTGDQCVLRGYSGGPLRARFRGRLMLRRLVAGLPSPAAAEAAFAGLRSRAGRAAAARILFGDGSFPDVRMRAERAASGCLHR; this comes from the coding sequence GTGCACACCGTTGACGTTCTCGTCGTGGGTGCGGGCCTGGCCGGCCTGCACACCGCGCGCCTCCTCGCCGCCCGGGACCTGACCGTCACGGTGGTCGACCGCCGCCGGTCGCTGGCGGCGGGCATCCGGACCACCGGCATCTTCGTCCGCCGCACCCTGGACGACTTCGGCCTGCCGGAGCACCTGCTCGGTCCCGGCGTCCGCGACGTCCTGCTGTACCCGCCGTCGCGCCGGGCCCCGGTCCACCTGACCAGCGACCGCGACGAGTACCGCGTCGCCGACATGGCCGGCGTCTACGAGCACGCGCGGCGCACGGCCGAGGCCGCCGGGGCCCGGATCCTGCTGGGCGTCCGGTACGCCGGAATGTCGGGGAACGTGGCCCGGCTCGAGGGCGCGGAGCCGGTGACCGCCCGGTTCGTCGTCGGCGCGGACGGCGCCCGGTCCCGGGTGGCGCGCGACCTCGGGCTGGACGTGAACCGGCGGCTGCTCGTCGGGGCGGAGATCGTGCACCCGATCGCGGAGGGCCCCGGCGCCCCGGCGTTCCACTGCGTGCTGGATCCCCGGATCGCCCCCGGTTACCTGGGCTGGGTGATCGCCGACGGGCGGCACGCGCACATCGGGGTCGCCGGATATCCGCACGCCATGCGCGCCGGCGTACGCCATCTGCTCGACGACTTCGCCGCTGACGCCCCGGGCCGGGCGGCGCCGGCCGGCCCGGTCGAGCGCCGCGGCGGTCCGATCCCGGTCGGCGGCGTGCTGCGCCGGCTGGCCTGCCCGCGGGGACTGCTCGTCGGCGACGCGGCGGGCGCGGTGTCGCCGCTGACCGCCGGCGGCCTCGACCCGTGCCTGCGCATGTCCGAGCTCGCCGCGGCGGTCACCGCAAGCTACCTGCGCACCGGCGACCAGTGCGTCCTGCGCGGGTATTCGGGCGGCCCGCTGCGGGCCCGCTTCCGGGGGCGGCTGATGCTGCGGCGCCTGGTCGCCGGCCTGCCCTCACCGGCCGCCGCGGAGGCGGCCTTCGCCGGGCTCCGCAGCCGTGCCGGCCGGGCGGCCGCGGCCCGGATCCTGTTCGGCGACGGCTCGTTCCCGGACGTACGGATGCGGGCGGAGCGGGCGGCGAGCGGTTGCCTGCACCGGTGA
- a CDS encoding VOC family protein, protein MTGNLDAVCFRAHDPAALARFWAGLLRREVAGDGTLAPAEDGGFRLRFARSDEPKVAQNRSHFDLTSESLEEQRETVARALALGGRHTDVGQLPEEEHVVLADPEGNEFCVIEPGNKFLAGCGFIGALSCDGTPQVGRFWAAALGWPLVWDQDEETAIQAPYGGPKITWGGPPYMPRRGADRLILDLAVPAGDRESEVERLISLGATGTGDAAGTMTDPDGNGFRLLTR, encoded by the coding sequence ATGACCGGCAACCTGGACGCGGTCTGTTTCCGTGCGCACGATCCGGCGGCCCTGGCGCGTTTCTGGGCCGGGCTGCTGCGCCGGGAGGTCGCCGGCGACGGCACGCTGGCGCCTGCGGAGGACGGCGGCTTCCGTCTCCGGTTCGCGCGAAGTGACGAGCCGAAGGTCGCGCAGAACCGGTCCCACTTCGATCTGACGAGTGAGTCGCTCGAGGAGCAGCGGGAGACGGTGGCCCGCGCGCTCGCGCTGGGTGGGCGGCACACCGATGTCGGCCAGTTGCCCGAGGAGGAGCACGTGGTGCTCGCCGACCCGGAGGGCAACGAGTTCTGCGTGATCGAGCCGGGTAACAAGTTCCTCGCCGGCTGCGGGTTCATCGGCGCGCTGTCGTGCGACGGTACGCCGCAGGTCGGCCGGTTCTGGGCCGCGGCGCTGGGGTGGCCGCTGGTGTGGGACCAGGACGAGGAGACCGCGATCCAGGCCCCGTACGGCGGCCCGAAGATCACCTGGGGCGGGCCGCCGTACATGCCGCGCCGGGGCGCGGACCGGCTGATCCTCGACCTCGCCGTCCCCGCCGGCGACCGGGAGTCCGAGGTCGAGCGGCTGATCTCGCTCGGGGCGACGGGCACCGGTGACGCGGCCGGGACGATGACCGACCCCGACGGCAACGGCTTCCGCCTGCTGACGCGGTAG
- a CDS encoding LacI family DNA-binding transcriptional regulator, whose translation MIVDDNRRVTISTIARAAGVSVPTVSRVLNGHSDVSAQTRARVEQLLQQHGYRRRNSRQQTGRTGLLDLVFNDLDSPWAVELIRGVEDVAHASGVGTVVSAVHRRPMATRQWLQNLRARSSAGVIFVNSELTATVSTELTRLGIPVVVVDPVGNSESDVPTIGATNWAGGLSATEHLAKLGHRRIGFIAGPRHVMCSRARFDGYRAGMEAAGLRVDEDLIRQGDFYHESGYVRGAELLARPDPPTAIFAASDQMALGVYEAARRRGLRVPDDVSVMGFDDLPEARWSSPPLTTIRQPLAEMGGLAARTALRLAQGDRVAAPRVELSTELILRDSTAPYRKFRGSTDA comes from the coding sequence ATGATCGTGGACGACAACCGGCGGGTCACGATCTCCACCATCGCCCGTGCCGCCGGCGTCTCGGTGCCCACCGTCTCCCGCGTGCTCAACGGGCACTCCGACGTCTCCGCGCAGACCCGGGCCCGGGTCGAGCAGCTGCTGCAGCAGCACGGCTACCGGCGGCGCAACTCACGCCAGCAGACCGGCCGCACCGGACTGCTCGACCTCGTCTTCAACGACCTCGACAGCCCCTGGGCGGTGGAGCTCATCCGCGGGGTGGAGGACGTCGCGCACGCCTCCGGTGTGGGTACGGTCGTCTCGGCCGTGCACCGGCGGCCGATGGCGACCCGGCAGTGGCTGCAGAACCTGCGCGCCCGCTCGTCGGCCGGGGTCATCTTCGTCAACTCCGAGCTGACCGCCACGGTCTCCACCGAGCTGACCCGGCTGGGCATCCCGGTCGTGGTGGTGGACCCGGTGGGCAACTCCGAGTCGGACGTGCCCACCATCGGGGCGACGAACTGGGCCGGGGGGCTGAGCGCCACCGAGCACCTGGCGAAGCTGGGACACCGCCGGATCGGCTTCATCGCCGGGCCGCGGCACGTCATGTGCAGCCGGGCGCGCTTCGACGGGTACCGCGCCGGCATGGAGGCGGCCGGCCTGCGGGTGGACGAGGACCTGATCCGGCAGGGCGACTTCTACCACGAGTCCGGGTACGTGCGCGGCGCCGAGCTGCTCGCCCGGCCCGACCCGCCCACCGCGATCTTCGCCGCCAGCGACCAGATGGCCCTCGGCGTGTACGAGGCGGCGCGCCGGCGGGGGCTGCGCGTACCGGACGACGTCAGCGTGATGGGCTTCGACGATCTGCCCGAGGCGCGCTGGTCGTCGCCGCCGCTGACCACCATCCGGCAGCCCCTCGCGGAGATGGGCGGCCTGGCCGCGCGGACCGCGTTGCGCCTGGCCCAGGGCGATCGTGTCGCGGCCCCCCGGGTTGAACTGTCCACCGAACTCATCCTGCGCGACAGCACCGCGCCGTACCGGAAGTTTCGGGGGTCGACCGACGCCTGA
- a CDS encoding carbohydrate ABC transporter permease, translated as MTTVAPPPLRVDRPTSGGGRSGGVAWMAVPALIMFLIFGVVPLLGVLALSFAQWDGIGEIKPAGLDAWQSVLSDPGLPHALWVTFVIMALSWLFQTPLSLLIGVFLAGHERYREWLAVLYFIPLLLSSAALAITFKALLDPNFGLGSGLGVDFLNQDWLGESKLAVGVVVFVVSWQFIPFHSLIYQGGVRQIPRAMYEAAQIDGAGRMRQFFSITLPQLKYTIITSSTLMVVGSLTFFDLIFVLTAGGPGDATRVLALDMYQRGFMAGLMGPASVIAVILVLVGLGLALGLRRLGGRGDESQLEGA; from the coding sequence ATGACAACTGTTGCTCCGCCCCCGCTGCGGGTGGACCGGCCCACCTCCGGCGGCGGGCGGAGCGGCGGCGTCGCCTGGATGGCGGTGCCGGCGCTCATCATGTTCCTGATCTTCGGGGTCGTCCCGCTGCTGGGCGTGCTGGCGCTGAGTTTCGCGCAGTGGGACGGCATCGGCGAGATCAAGCCGGCCGGGCTGGACGCCTGGCAGTCGGTGCTGTCCGACCCCGGACTGCCGCACGCGCTCTGGGTCACCTTCGTGATCATGGCGCTGTCCTGGCTGTTCCAGACGCCGCTGAGCCTGCTCATCGGCGTCTTCCTGGCCGGGCACGAGCGGTACCGCGAGTGGCTGGCCGTGCTGTACTTCATCCCGCTGCTGCTGAGCTCGGCGGCGCTGGCGATCACGTTCAAGGCGTTGCTGGACCCGAACTTCGGGCTCGGCTCCGGCCTGGGCGTGGACTTCCTGAACCAGGACTGGCTGGGCGAGAGCAAGCTGGCCGTCGGCGTGGTCGTGTTCGTGGTGTCGTGGCAGTTCATCCCGTTCCACTCGCTGATCTACCAGGGCGGCGTCCGGCAGATCCCGCGGGCGATGTACGAGGCCGCGCAGATCGACGGCGCGGGCCGGATGCGCCAGTTCTTCAGCATCACGCTGCCGCAGCTCAAGTACACGATCATCACATCGTCGACGCTGATGGTGGTGGGCTCGCTGACGTTCTTCGACCTCATCTTCGTGCTCACCGCGGGTGGACCGGGCGACGCGACCCGGGTGCTGGCGCTGGACATGTACCAGCGCGGTTTCATGGCCGGCCTGATGGGCCCGGCGAGCGTGATCGCGGTGATCCTGGTGCTGGTCGGCCTCGGGCTCGCGCTGGGGCTGCGGCGCCTGGGTGGTCGCGGTGACGAGAGCCAGCTGGAAGGGGCCTGA
- a CDS encoding M4 family metallopeptidase: MRRALALACTTMLAGSGAAVAATSASAAPPSTPSTSLPAQATAALEHHRAAVDGSPQDTFTVYSSKKDARGNGVVRYTRTHQGLRVHGGDIAVRVDAHGDYTGSSDGLAAPLALNVTPKVGAPRARAAAERAFSGKVTSVGSPELFIDAGAGTPTLAWETVVTGRAKDGQTPSRLHVITDASTNAVRGSFDEIETVDGTGNSIYSGSVHLDTTESGTGFSLVDPAHGNGRTCDLNNGTSTCTTFTDADNVWGTGTNADRASAAVDAHFGAATTFRYFQEVHGRNGIFGTGAGVPSRVHYGNAYVNAFWDGAQMTYGDGAGNAKPLVALDVAGHEMSHGVTENVIPGGLTYSGESGGLNEATSDIFGSMVEFYAGTDSDPGDYDIGEKIDIRGTGAPLRYMYNPALDGASHGCWSSSTNSVDVHYSSGVANHFFFDLAEGTGATAYGTSPVCGAADPVVGIGRDKAEKIWFRALDTYFVSNTRYVSTATPANTARAHTLAAAADLYGLCGTEYKTVQAAWTAVNVAGGDYCPTGDDFSLATSPATATIDRGETVTTTLASTVTNGTAETIALTATGVPPGVTVSFSPAEITAGESATVTVSTPDGLGTGSYPITLTGTSPSVAHSTQLTLTVRSPDGCSGGNDTDVAIPDNTTVTSTIAISGCTVTPSVTSTVEVHVVHTYIGDLVVSLVAPDGTAYTLHNRAGGSTDNIDQTYAVNLSGEAADGTWTLRVQDAAAIDTGYINSWKLSL; this comes from the coding sequence TTGAGAAGAGCTCTCGCACTGGCCTGCACCACCATGCTGGCCGGTAGCGGCGCAGCGGTCGCCGCCACGAGTGCGTCCGCCGCGCCACCGTCCACGCCGTCCACCTCGCTGCCGGCCCAGGCCACCGCAGCCCTGGAGCACCACCGGGCGGCCGTCGACGGCTCGCCGCAGGACACGTTCACCGTCTACAGCAGCAAGAAGGACGCCCGGGGCAACGGCGTCGTGCGCTACACGCGTACGCATCAGGGCCTGCGCGTCCACGGCGGCGACATCGCCGTCCGGGTCGACGCCCACGGCGACTACACCGGCAGCTCCGACGGGCTCGCGGCGCCGCTGGCGCTGAACGTCACCCCGAAGGTCGGTGCACCGCGGGCCCGCGCCGCCGCCGAACGGGCCTTCTCCGGGAAGGTCACCTCGGTCGGCTCGCCCGAGCTGTTCATCGACGCCGGCGCGGGCACGCCCACGCTGGCCTGGGAGACCGTGGTCACCGGCCGGGCCAAGGACGGACAGACCCCGTCCCGGCTGCACGTGATCACGGACGCGTCGACCAACGCGGTCCGCGGCTCGTTCGACGAGATCGAGACCGTCGACGGCACCGGCAACAGCATCTACTCGGGCTCCGTGCACCTCGACACGACCGAGTCGGGTACGGGCTTCAGCCTGGTGGATCCGGCGCACGGCAACGGCCGCACCTGCGACCTGAACAACGGCACCTCGACGTGCACCACGTTCACCGACGCGGACAACGTCTGGGGCACCGGGACGAACGCGGACCGGGCCTCCGCCGCGGTGGACGCGCACTTCGGCGCCGCCACCACGTTCCGCTACTTCCAGGAGGTGCACGGGCGCAACGGCATCTTCGGCACCGGCGCCGGCGTGCCCTCGCGGGTGCACTACGGCAACGCGTACGTGAACGCGTTCTGGGACGGCGCCCAGATGACGTACGGCGACGGCGCCGGCAACGCCAAGCCGCTGGTCGCGCTGGACGTGGCCGGGCACGAGATGTCGCACGGCGTCACCGAGAACGTGATCCCCGGCGGCCTGACCTACTCCGGCGAGTCCGGCGGTCTCAACGAGGCCACCAGCGACATCTTCGGCTCCATGGTCGAGTTCTACGCCGGTACGGACAGCGACCCCGGCGACTACGACATCGGCGAGAAGATCGACATCCGGGGTACGGGCGCGCCGCTGCGCTACATGTACAACCCGGCCCTCGACGGCGCCTCCCACGGCTGCTGGTCCTCGTCCACCAACAGCGTCGACGTGCACTACTCCTCCGGCGTGGCCAACCACTTCTTCTTCGACCTCGCCGAGGGCACCGGCGCCACCGCGTACGGCACCTCGCCGGTGTGCGGGGCGGCGGACCCGGTGGTCGGCATCGGCCGCGACAAGGCCGAGAAGATCTGGTTCCGGGCGCTCGACACCTACTTCGTGTCCAACACCCGTTACGTCAGCACCGCGACGCCGGCCAACACCGCCCGGGCGCACACGCTCGCCGCGGCCGCGGACCTCTACGGCCTGTGCGGCACGGAGTACAAGACGGTCCAGGCGGCCTGGACGGCGGTCAACGTGGCCGGCGGCGACTACTGCCCCACCGGGGACGACTTCTCCCTCGCCACCTCTCCGGCGACGGCGACGATCGACCGCGGCGAGACCGTCACGACGACCCTGGCCAGCACGGTCACCAACGGCACCGCGGAGACGATCGCGCTGACCGCCACGGGCGTGCCGCCGGGCGTGACCGTGTCGTTCAGCCCGGCCGAGATCACCGCGGGCGAGTCGGCCACGGTCACCGTCAGCACGCCCGACGGCCTGGGCACCGGCAGCTACCCGATCACCCTGACCGGCACGTCACCGTCGGTGGCCCATTCCACCCAGCTGACCCTGACCGTACGCAGTCCCGACGGCTGCTCGGGCGGCAACGACACGGACGTCGCCATCCCGGACAACACCACGGTCACCAGCACCATCGCGATCAGCGGCTGCACGGTCACGCCGTCGGTGACGAGCACGGTGGAGGTACACGTCGTCCACACGTACATCGGTGACCTGGTGGTCAGCCTGGTGGCGCCGGACGGCACGGCGTACACCCTGCACAACCGGGCCGGGGGCAGCACCGACAACATCGATCAGACGTACGCGGTGAACCTGTCCGGCGAGGCGGCCGACGGCACCTGGACGCTGCGCGTGCAGGACGCCGCGGCGATCGACACGGGCTACATCAACAGCTGGAAGCTGTCGCTCTAG